One window from the genome of Palaemon carinicauda isolate YSFRI2023 chromosome 24, ASM3689809v2, whole genome shotgun sequence encodes:
- the LOC137618114 gene encoding uncharacterized protein, whose translation MNLPKQEPKPKVEKKKTFHCASHESQAFAPFTCSGKINGKPVTILRDTGSSQTIVSPKVIRPKGETHRYVAVNDLTSKSMLPLINVNLHCPYFSGTTDVAVNSELLPCKNVDVILGNDIANSVVLTNLIAVSPGDVVQEECLAVTRSSKKDTTTESSSNPLPVSEPMDFNELMSTYKIQPDSFSYQQRKDVTLQQCFNQVKPKDTNKCSYFYINNDVLMRKFRSSKNSHLETWKDPFQVVVPKDIRPLILELSHSADSHLGITKTYERISQDFYWPNMKNDIKEYVKTCTTCQKTNGALERTHQTIKNLLRKYIHSSGNEWDCDLELIMYVIRGVRNQSTGMSPFELLFGRRPRTILSSVKERILKLGDNEVPLSQYISELNKKLSDLHSIAKTNLITAQEKMKINYDKKAKTRSFKVGDAVLLYHPLAGSPLREKYQGPYTITQRISPTNYIIATPDKRKSTQLVHINLLKAYLSPSTAESKTVMITSAIPYIDCPMDQFTDDPITASWQDSQNSKILENLSDYLQPLYASKCKSLVALFHEFPSITSDKPGRCTMLDHDIKLQPGAAPIKQAFYRTSQKKLGIMKEEVSYLIREGLAEPSASPWASPCLLVGKKNGKFRLCTDYRKINNLTIKDSYPLPRIQDIIDQVSNSTYLTQIDLLKGYYQIKLTETAKEISSFITPLGLFSYNVMPFGLANAPATFQRVMSLILQDLEKVFVYLDDIIIASDTWVNHIQKIKKFSQG comes from the exons atgaatctgcccaaacaggaaccaaaacctaaggtggagaagaaaaagaccttccattgtgcatcacacgagtcccaagcgtttgcacccttcacttgctcaggcaaaataaatggtaaacctgtaaccatactcagagacactggatcctctcaaacgatagtctctcctaaagtaatacgacctaaaggtgaaactcacaggtatgttgcagttaatgacctaaccagtaagtctatgttacctctcattaatgtaaaccttcattgtccttatttctctggaactactgatgtagctgtaaattcagaactgttaccatgcaagaatgtagatgtaatcctgggtaatgacatagctaactctgttgtcttaacaaacttaatagcagtatctccaggagatgttgtacaggaggaatgcttagcagtgacacgaagcagtaaaaaggacaccactactgaatcatcatcaaacccgttgccagtctctgaacctatggatttcaacgagttgatgagtacatataagatccagcctgattcctttagctatcaacaaaggaaagatgtcactctacagcagtgtttcaaccaagtgaaaccaaaggataccaacaagtgttcttatttttatattaataatgatgtactaatgagaaaattcaggtccagcaagaacagtcatctagaaacctggaaggatccattccaggtagttgttcctaaggatataagacctctgatcctagaattgtctcactctgctgactctcatcttggtatcactaaaacatatgaacgcatcagtcaagacttttattggccaaacatgaagaatgacattaaagagtacgtaaaaacatgtacaacatgtcaaaaa accaatggagcattagaacgcactcaccagaccattaaaaatcttctccggaaatacatccatagttcaggtaacgagtgggattgcgatttggaactgatcatgtacgtcatacgaggagttcgaaatcagtctactggtatgtcaccttttgaactactcttcggtcgacggccacgaactatcctcagttcagtcaaagaacgcatcctgaagttgggagataatgaggtacctctttcccaatatatttcagaactcaacaagaaactttcagatcttcactccattgccaaaactaacttgataacagctcaagagaagatgaagattaactatgataaaaaggctaaaaccagaagtttcaaagtaggagatgcagtgctgctataccatccgcttgcaggctctcccctacgagagaaataccagggaccttataccatcactcaacgtatctcgccaaccaactatataatcgccactccagataagcgtaagtctactcaattagtccacataaacctcttaaaggcctatttgtctccctcaacagctgaaagtaaaacggtaatgattactagtgccataccatacatagattgtcctatggatcaatttacagatgatccaataactgcatcttggcaggattctcaaaactcgaagatcttggaaaacttatcagactatctacaacccttatatgcatcaaaatgtaaatctttagtagctttattccatgaatttcctagtataacttcagataaaccaggcagatgcaccatgctagatcatgacatcaaactacaaccaggtgctgcacccattaaacaagctttttatcgaacatcacagaagaaattgggtatcatgaaagaagaagtgagctacttgataagagaaggattggcagaacccagtgcgtcaccatgggcttccccatgtctcctagtaggaaagaaaaatggtaaatttcgtctttgtaccgattacaggaaaattaataatttaacaattaaagattcgtatcctctaccaagaatacaagatatcattgaccaagtaagtaattcaacctacttaacccaaatagatttgctgaagggttattaccaaattaaattaacagaaacggcaaaggaaatttcttcatttatcactccattaggactatttagttataatgtaatgccattcggattagccaacgcacctgccaccttccaaagagtaatgtctttaattttacaggacttggaaaaagtatttgtatatttagatgacatcattattgcctctgacacctgggtaaaccatattcaaaagataaagaagttttctcaaggttga